The Bacteroidota bacterium nucleotide sequence ACAGAAATATTACCACGGATGGGTATTACAGATTTTTTTATTCAGCCCATCAAAAACTGCCGCTGCCACTCAATGACTACCTAGTGCCCCGCCTCAACTTCGTTTAGTCGGGCAAGCTACTGCACCACCACCTTCTTCGTCAGCACTTCATTTCCGGAAACCAGCGAAACAAAATACATTCCGCTTCCATACTGTGAAAGATCGACCTCCTTACTTTCTGCAAGCGATGATGTGAAGTTGTACTCAAACACAACCTTTCCCAGCATGTCATGAACTTCAATTTTTCCATCCGATCGTTGCGCGAGATCTACATCAATGAATAAATGTCCGTCTGTAGGATTGGGATAAACATTCAGAATATCCTGTGTCGTGAACATATTTTCATCAATGCTGCTCGTTAATCCAACCGTAAATTGCTGGTAAACCTGTCCGCCGAAATCTGCACCGAAATTTTTATAGATCGCATTGCTGCTCGCGCTCTTGAAACGCAGATAGCCGGATCCCTGCGCTGTATTCGCCCACCAGCTCAATCCATCCTCTCCGGCATCAATCATTTCAAAAACATAACATCCATTCGCCAGCACCATCGTGTCGTTGTAAGTTGTATTCGGCGCAGATGCTGTACGTGTGAAAATAATATTACCCTGGTCGTCTTTCACCGTGTAAGAATCTTCGGTGTAAGAATTATTCGAACGATACTGTATCACAAACGGAGATGGCATCACCGGAGGATACGTGAATGCGCTCGTGCGCGAATTGTTATAGGAATACTGATCAGCTCCTCCATTCGGATTGCTGATCGTGCAAACAAAACTGCTTGCTCCCTGCGCCCAACCGAAAGTTCCAAGTGTAACATCAGCCGATTCCATGAACGCAAGATTTCCGGTCCATGTGTAAGTTGACATCGGCCCATTATTCAAACCGTAAGTGATGGTAAGCGAAGTGAGCGGCGTACTTCCTGTATTGCGGATGCGCACCACCGGGCTCGTGCAAACTGGATTGTAGCGCAACCACATCTGGTCTTTGCTTGGTGAAAGAATATCTTCGAGTCGCGCGTCGAGTGTAAAATTCGGCGCACCATAATACACGATCTGATCTTCCACCTGATAATAATCCCAACCGCCCGTATTCGAATAAGGTTCTGCATCGTGATTGAGCACCGCAGTATCTCCCGGCGTTACAAATGGAGTAAGTTCCATATCGTACGTCCACACTTCTGCACCCGGGCACCAGTTAGAACGCTCGTACACCCATGTTCCTCCCTGCGGATACAACGGATTACGAGCGCAATTATCTCTCCACACGAGTTTCGTGTATTCGAGATTACTTCCAACATAATAATAATGATTTTTCGGGCAGAACTCTGCGCAATTTTGTGGAGTATCCATTCCGTGGCCGGTAACGCGTGATTTCCATCTTGAAGTAATTGCATTTGCAGGAATCGGGATCTGCAGCGGAGGCAAATGACTTTCGATCGGGTCAGCAGGTTGGCCGTAATTGAAATTTCCGTTCCAGAGATTTTTTATATCCACCACATCGCGCGGAGGAGTTCCGAGTATCATCAGGAATTTCACATCGAGTAATTCCTGCCAGTTTCCCGCTTCGAGATTTACAGAATCATGCAACAACGTCACATAATCACTTACGTCGAATGTCCATGTCCATCCTGTTCCAAGACTCAATCCATTTCCATACGGAGTAATATAACGGCCGAGTTCATAGCGGATCACTTGCGGAAATTTATTGTAATAAGAATAATTTGAAAGATAAATGGTGCTGTCAACTGTTGCATTTCCCGTTACAGGCCATCCAACGATAGTATCGGTTGCAACTCCCGGGTTATTCACCGAATCATTGTAAACCACTATCTGAAATGAAGTGTTCAGCGTGGAATCAATGACGAGAACAGAATCCAGGTGTGAAGTATAAACTCCCTGTTCGAATGTAATCCGGGGGCGGATCTTTGTTTCGGTAAAATGATTCGTCAGCTCCGAAGAATTTTTCAGCGGATCATTTACATTGAATAACGTTGCAGCAGCATGATTTCCCGAAGCGGAATCAGCCGCCGTAAGATTATTGCCGTCATCGAAGTTGTATTGCAACACAACATTGGAAAAATTCGGATCGGAAGGAGTGATCGCATTATTCATGTACGACTGGATCTCTGCCTGCGAAAGTTCTTTATTAAGCACGGTGAATTCATCCATTCGCCCGGCGTAGGAATTCGATCCATTCCAGTTTCCTTTTTCTATACGGAAATATTTTATCCAGCGCATTCTTCTCACTTTTCCTGTTCCGGAGAACCACAGATTTCCGTTGAGATAAATTTTCATTGAACCCGTTCCCACATTTTTTGTGAATGTCCAGTAATTCCATTGCCCGGCATATTCACTGGCCACAGCAGCATGACTGATGCGGTCATAATTTCCACCGGTATTCCCGGCATCCCAGTACACATTTGCATCGCTCCACGGACAATGTGCATTGATGACGCGTTCATTGGCAGAATCAATGGCTTCGAAACAGGTGCCGTCCTGCGGTTGTGCTGCAACACTACCATAAGCCCAATAAGAAACGGTGATGAAGGAATCAAGAGCCGCCACGCCGGAGTTGAGCGGAACATTCACATATCCTCCTGCATTTGCAGTCACCGCACGATCGTGCCCGGAATTCACCAGGCCGGATTTGAAAGCGACAGTGGTATCGGCCTGGAGAATATTATCGGCGAACATCGGTGTATTGTCATAAGTGATCTCGACGAGAAGATTGGAAGTTCCGTTCCAGTTGAAAGGAGTGGTAAGTTGAATACTGTTCCAACCTGTTGAAGAAAATTGAGTG carries:
- a CDS encoding T9SS type A sorting domain-containing protein; the protein is MKKIFLFATAFLLLGNLHSQNNPGDTIVVPTFTFGSPQNAWFVFPSDTNRYEKVIMKYTLKCNPAQSPACGEWDYLTNTYVYKHTGLLDSSIVVQPNYVVNSSSPDSMQFSYSPTYTNDSSWQYFIVHTSMSSLTTDTIGSGTTISNAPFGTSQPVSRSQFLWKASELSAAGLTAGNISGLQFYLQSLGGSMRDLTIRIQHTTLDSLTQATFTNAGFTTVYSQNTQFSSTGWNSIQLTTPFNWNGTSNLLVEITYDNTPMFADNILQADTTVAFKSGLVNSGHDRAVTANAGGYVNVPLNSGVAALDSFITVSYWAYGSVAAQPQDGTCFEAIDSANERVINAHCPWSDANVYWDAGNTGGNYDRISHAAVASEYAGQWNYWTFTKNVGTGSMKIYLNGNLWFSGTGKVRRMRWIKYFRIEKGNWNGSNSYAGRMDEFTVLNKELSQAEIQSYMNNAITPSDPNFSNVVLQYNFDDGNNLTAADSASGNHAAATLFNVNDPLKNSSELTNHFTETKIRPRITFEQGVYTSHLDSVLVIDSTLNTSFQIVVYNDSVNNPGVATDTIVGWPVTGNATVDSTIYLSNYSYYNKFPQVIRYELGRYITPYGNGLSLGTGWTWTFDVSDYVTLLHDSVNLEAGNWQELLDVKFLMILGTPPRDVVDIKNLWNGNFNYGQPADPIESHLPPLQIPIPANAITSRWKSRVTGHGMDTPQNCAEFCPKNHYYYVGSNLEYTKLVWRDNCARNPLYPQGGTWVYERSNWCPGAEVWTYDMELTPFVTPGDTAVLNHDAEPYSNTGGWDYYQVEDQIVYYGAPNFTLDARLEDILSPSKDQMWLRYNPVCTSPVVRIRNTGSTPLTSLTITYGLNNGPMSTYTWTGNLAFMESADVTLGTFGWAQGASSFVCTISNPNGGADQYSYNNSRTSAFTYPPVMPSPFVIQYRSNNSYTEDSYTVKDDQGNIIFTRTASAPNTTYNDTMVLANGCYVFEMIDAGEDGLSWWANTAQGSGYLRFKSASSNAIYKNFGADFGGQVYQQFTVGLTSSIDENMFTTQDILNVYPNPTDGHLFIDVDLAQRSDGKIEVHDMLGKVVFEYNFTSSLAESKEVDLSQYGSGMYFVSLVSGNEVLTKKVVVQ